The following proteins are co-located in the Nitrospiria bacterium genome:
- a CDS encoding tetratricopeptide repeat protein, with the protein MNPNIEKGRLLIQQSRYPLAEEEFRKGISNDPEDPIAHALLAVSLSRQKKYDESVQNAKTAIGLAPDLGYCHYVLASVLDDKDQTREAETAIREAIRLEPDDADYLALLGSLLLQQRRWKEALQVVEEGLREDPEHVECANFRAMALNKLGRKEEASASIEGALARDPDNASTHARRGWILLEQGDQTQALENFREALRINPQMVWAREGIVEALKARNILYRVLLKYFFWMSNFSPKVQWGIIIGAFFFIRFLREMGRENPDLAPFVFPLMGAYLLFVLLTWVADSLFNLLLRLDRFGRLALSSEQLLASNWIGGCLFSGFAGIGGWLLMENILLLFAGVGSGLLMIPISGIFRANQGKGRNFLIAYTIGLAGFGMISLGLGLSGFQSASVLGILFFAGCVLSTWISNAVILRS; encoded by the coding sequence ATGAACCCAAACATCGAAAAAGGCCGCCTCCTGATTCAACAGTCCCGATACCCGCTTGCCGAGGAGGAGTTTCGAAAAGGGATTTCAAATGACCCCGAAGACCCTATCGCTCATGCCTTGTTGGCGGTTTCTCTTTCGAGGCAGAAAAAATATGATGAATCCGTACAGAATGCCAAGACAGCCATTGGCCTTGCCCCGGATTTGGGGTATTGCCATTATGTCCTGGCCAGCGTTTTGGATGACAAAGATCAAACACGGGAAGCGGAAACCGCCATCCGGGAAGCCATCCGGTTGGAACCCGATGATGCGGACTACCTCGCTCTGTTGGGAAGTCTGCTATTGCAACAGCGCCGATGGAAAGAAGCCCTTCAAGTGGTGGAAGAAGGACTCAGGGAGGATCCGGAGCATGTGGAGTGCGCCAATTTTCGTGCAATGGCCCTCAACAAATTGGGAAGAAAAGAGGAAGCCTCCGCGTCCATTGAGGGTGCTTTGGCAAGGGACCCCGACAACGCCTCCACCCATGCCCGGCGAGGGTGGATTCTTTTGGAACAGGGAGATCAAACCCAAGCACTGGAGAATTTCCGCGAAGCCCTTCGGATTAATCCCCAAATGGTTTGGGCCAGGGAGGGGATCGTGGAGGCCCTCAAAGCCCGGAACATCCTCTATCGCGTTTTATTAAAATATTTCTTCTGGATGTCCAATTTCAGCCCTAAAGTTCAGTGGGGGATCATAATTGGGGCTTTTTTTTTCATCCGCTTCCTTAGGGAGATGGGAAGGGAGAACCCAGATCTTGCTCCTTTTGTGTTTCCCTTGATGGGTGCCTATCTTTTATTTGTTCTCCTGACATGGGTGGCCGACTCTCTTTTCAACCTGTTGTTGCGTTTGGATCGCTTTGGAAGGCTTGCCCTCTCTTCCGAACAGCTGCTGGCCTCCAATTGGATTGGGGGATGTCTTTTTTCAGGATTTGCAGGAATCGGGGGTTGGTTATTGATGGAGAATATTTTATTACTTTTTGCCGGGGTAGGTTCGGGGCTCCTGATGATCCCTATTTCCGGTATTTTTCGAGCCAATCAAGGAAAAGGGCGAAATTTCCTGATTGCTTATACCATTGGATTAGCAGGGTTTGGAATGATCTCTCTTGGGCTGGGTCTATCGGGATTTCAGTCCGCTTCGGTGCTGGGGATTTTGTTTTTTGCGGGATGTGTATTATCCACCTGGATTTCAAATGCAGTGATTCTTCGCAGCTAA